A single Candidatus Poribacteria bacterium DNA region contains:
- a CDS encoding fumarylacetoacetate hydrolase: MKLIQFHLPNLGKRVGIVTRDEEVIDVTSEESPGVLEVLELADREQVSIGVILADIQEKVSTPAPMQLRSLPETGNEPTEPEGLTLKQLDVTPDENVPHLLSPIDSPEVWGCGVTYKRSADMRDDDSEQDIYSRVYFADRPEIFFKATPARCVGPNGFIGIRSDSALTATEPELAYVLGNDGEIIGYTLCNDVSAWDIERENPLYLPQSKVFYGCCALGPMFVTPSEVDDPYNLEMQCTVLRDGDTIYTGEVNTSQINWKFEELTEFLMRDNPIPFGTVVSTGTGIIVPNDLPLAPGDTVQIEIDGFGMLSNPVKQL, encoded by the coding sequence ATGAAACTAATTCAATTTCATCTACCCAATTTAGGCAAGCGGGTTGGGATTGTCACCCGCGATGAAGAAGTAATCGATGTAACCAGCGAGGAATCACCCGGTGTCTTAGAAGTGCTGGAACTCGCGGACAGAGAGCAGGTAAGCATCGGTGTAATACTTGCCGACATCCAAGAGAAAGTGTCGACCCCTGCCCCAATGCAACTCCGTTCACTTCCAGAGACAGGAAACGAACCGACCGAACCCGAAGGACTCACCCTCAAGCAATTGGATGTCACCCCTGACGAAAATGTCCCACATCTCCTATCTCCGATCGATTCCCCTGAAGTTTGGGGGTGCGGGGTAACCTACAAACGGAGTGCGGACATGCGGGATGACGACAGTGAACAGGATATCTATAGTCGTGTCTATTTCGCCGATCGTCCGGAGATATTCTTCAAAGCGACACCCGCGCGTTGCGTCGGGCCCAACGGTTTTATTGGCATCCGGAGCGATTCTGCCCTAACAGCGACCGAACCAGAACTCGCCTATGTGCTTGGCAATGACGGGGAAATCATCGGTTACACCCTCTGTAACGACGTATCCGCATGGGACATTGAACGCGAGAATCCGCTTTATCTCCCACAATCCAAAGTGTTCTATGGATGCTGTGCCCTCGGTCCGATGTTCGTCACACCGTCCGAAGTGGACGATCCGTATAACCTTGAGATGCAGTGTACCGTTCTTCGTGATGGAGACACCATCTACACAGGCGAGGTCAATACGTCCCAAATCAATTGGAAGTTTGAAGAACTCACCGAATTCCTGATGCGAGACAACCCGATTCCGTTTGGAACTGTGGTTTCAACAGGCACAGGTATCATCGTTCCCAACGATCTACCGCTTGCCCCAGGGGATACTGTCCAGATAGAAATTGATGGGTTCGGTATGTTGTCAAATCCCGTTAAGCAACTTTAG
- a CDS encoding VCBS repeat-containing protein, with protein MGAGGLFFDYNNDGHLDIYLVNSGTLGPDSQRHRHPDYMNVLYRNKGDGTFVDATAEAGLHQNYGYGMGGLAADYDNDGDADLYLTNFGRNQLYRNNGNGTFTDVTSHAGVGDGKWSVSASFGDFNLDGYLDLYVANYLDYQLETAHPCFLEGVHIYCGPHEYPGARDTLYRNNGDGTFTDVTTRAEVHNVGKG; from the coding sequence ATGGGGGCGGGTGGACTCTTCTTCGACTACAATAACGATGGACATCTCGACATCTATCTCGTCAATAGTGGCACGCTCGGTCCCGATTCTCAACGCCATAGACATCCAGATTACATGAACGTCCTTTATCGTAATAAAGGTGATGGGACATTTGTTGATGCCACAGCAGAAGCCGGACTTCACCAAAACTACGGATACGGCATGGGAGGTCTCGCCGCAGATTACGACAATGACGGAGATGCCGACCTTTACCTCACCAACTTCGGTAGAAACCAGCTCTATCGGAACAATGGAAACGGCACCTTCACAGACGTTACGTCACATGCCGGGGTTGGAGACGGTAAATGGAGTGTGAGCGCCTCCTTCGGAGACTTTAACCTCGACGGATACCTTGATCTCTATGTAGCAAACTATTTGGATTATCAATTGGAGACCGCTCACCCTTGCTTTTTGGAAGGCGTTCATATCTATTGCGGTCCCCATGAATACCCCGGGGCACGTGATACACTCTATCGGAACAACGGCGACGGCACCTTCACAGACGTTACCACCCGTGCGGAGGTTCACAACGTCGGTAAAGG
- a CDS encoding phytanoyl-CoA dioxygenase family protein: MSRKEGNLNMESVIENFNENGFAILRGVLEPATLEAVKHECEALVAELAQRRYAEGKLTHTYPDAAFETRLIRLYENYPDENPTIFRSELHRAGFFDVFAHPTLLELAGIFLGPEIRLYPNYSVRPKLPENKRTEVLWHQDAGYTSKAADVLRMMNVWTPLVPVNVENGCMEFIPGSHKWGVVPHEKDEYYLRIHDDYIKPVEADAVRIEIMPGDVVIFSNLLFHRGLPNRASHIRWSLDWRYQDARQPTLRTTQGHLLHSQRTPDAVVKDAKAWAQLEFS, from the coding sequence ATGTCACGCAAAGAGGGAAACCTGAACATGGAATCAGTTATCGAGAACTTCAATGAGAACGGGTTCGCCATTCTGCGCGGCGTTTTGGAACCGGCAACGCTTGAGGCTGTCAAACACGAATGCGAAGCGTTAGTCGCTGAACTGGCGCAACGCCGATATGCGGAAGGAAAACTGACCCACACCTACCCCGATGCCGCTTTTGAAACCCGCCTCATTCGGCTCTACGAAAACTATCCAGACGAAAATCCAACCATTTTTCGATCAGAACTCCATCGAGCGGGTTTCTTTGACGTATTCGCACACCCGACGCTCCTTGAACTCGCCGGCATCTTCCTGGGTCCAGAGATCCGACTGTACCCGAACTACTCGGTTCGTCCGAAGTTACCGGAGAATAAACGAACAGAGGTCCTATGGCATCAAGATGCCGGTTATACGTCAAAAGCAGCCGATGTCTTGCGGATGATGAATGTCTGGACGCCTTTAGTCCCGGTCAACGTTGAAAACGGGTGTATGGAATTCATTCCCGGGAGCCATAAGTGGGGTGTTGTCCCACACGAAAAGGACGAGTATTATCTGCGCATCCACGATGACTACATCAAACCAGTTGAAGCGGATGCCGTCCGTATTGAGATTATGCCGGGGGATGTTGTTATTTTCAGTAACCTTCTGTTCCACCGCGGGTTACCAAACCGTGCTTCACACATCCGATGGAGTTTAGATTGGCGTTATCAAGATGCCAGACAGCCGACACTTCGGACGACCCAAGGGCATCTCCTCCATTCACAAAGGACGCCAGACGCGGTCGTTAAAGACGCAAAAGCGTGGGCACAACTGGAATTTTCCTAA
- a CDS encoding YbjQ family protein, with the protein MITTTTNTIDGRPVRQYLGLVTGEAIMGANVISDFMASITDFVGGRSGTYESKFAEARETALQEMEEEARRKGADAVVGIDIDYQVLGASNGMLMVTATGTAVKIE; encoded by the coding sequence ATGATAACAACAACTACGAATACAATTGACGGCAGACCTGTTCGACAATATCTTGGGCTCGTTACAGGTGAGGCCATCATGGGCGCGAATGTTATTAGCGACTTTATGGCAAGTATCACAGACTTTGTCGGTGGACGTTCAGGCACGTATGAGAGTAAATTTGCGGAAGCGCGTGAAACGGCACTTCAAGAGATGGAAGAAGAAGCACGGCGCAAAGGGGCAGATGCCGTTGTCGGTATTGACATCGACTATCAGGTCCTCGGTGCTAGTAACGGCATGCTGATGGTGACGGCGACCGGAACTGCTGTCAAAATTGAATGA
- the cysC gene encoding adenylyl-sulfate kinase: MAQQKATNITWHDATVTAEDREKLLNQKGCVIWFTGLSGSGKSTLANAVEQVLHQQQHHTYVLDGDNVRHGLNKNLGFSPEDREENIRRIGEVAKLFADAGTIVMTAFISPYRADRDQARELIADGRFVEVFVECPLEVCEERDTKGLYQKARAGEIKEFTGISAPYEAPVDPEVAVNTAELSLEESAKVVVSALVEAGLVPSGN; this comes from the coding sequence TTGGCTCAACAGAAAGCAACCAATATTACGTGGCACGATGCGACTGTCACGGCAGAAGATAGAGAAAAATTGTTGAATCAGAAAGGCTGTGTGATTTGGTTTACAGGTCTCTCCGGATCAGGTAAATCGACGTTAGCAAACGCAGTTGAACAGGTATTACATCAACAACAGCACCACACCTACGTCTTGGACGGTGACAACGTGCGCCATGGACTGAACAAGAACTTAGGGTTCTCACCCGAAGATCGCGAGGAAAATATCCGGCGCATCGGGGAAGTGGCGAAACTTTTTGCAGACGCTGGTACCATCGTTATGACAGCCTTCATCTCACCCTATCGCGCCGATAGGGATCAGGCACGAGAACTGATTGCTGACGGTAGATTCGTTGAAGTTTTTGTGGAGTGCCCGCTTGAGGTGTGTGAAGAACGCGATACGAAAGGTTTATACCAAAAAGCACGCGCTGGAGAGATTAAGGAGTTTACCGGTATCAGTGCGCCTTACGAAGCACCTGTCGATCCAGAGGTCGCGGTGAACACAGCGGAACTCTCGCTTGAAGAATCCGCCAAAGTCGTCGTCTCGGCTCTTGTGGAAGCAGGCTTAGTTCCCAGTGGAAATTAG
- a CDS encoding transposase → MYTTHYKLFRAPRNRHLKRKTWIAHTIWNYFLGWQRTRSSLGLPYLSYKEMSRAFTILRKSHPDMFAHWRELDSWAARQVLKRLDEGYVRFFKKIAKRPPRFRSFRKPYSFTMCPSGYKFADPIAGDKGFGIYTDRVTILGKRYRFNLSRPIFGNIKRVTIKEDALGDFYMSIVTDHVQSHIKPMTGNAAGFDMGVKTMLTCSNGKQYESPAFYTESMNHVRTANRQLSRKQRGSNNRERARQHHARMHRKITRQREDQHWKLSLELVRRFDVLFFETLNLDGMKRLWGRKVSDIGFYAFLQKVKWQAKKRGKRVECIDPWIPTTSVCHVCDTRVSLDLSDRTWTCEHCKTHHDRDINAAINILKVGTSTFGVEVVRLAIASNL, encoded by the coding sequence ATGTATACCACACATTACAAACTCTTTCGTGCGCCCCGCAATCGGCACTTAAAACGAAAGACGTGGATCGCACACACAATCTGGAACTACTTTTTGGGCTGGCAACGCACGCGTTCCTCACTCGGCTTGCCATATCTGTCCTATAAAGAAATGTCACGAGCGTTCACGATACTGCGTAAATCGCATCCGGATATGTTTGCCCACTGGCGTGAGTTAGATTCGTGGGCAGCACGCCAAGTCCTGAAACGCCTCGATGAAGGTTACGTCCGGTTCTTTAAGAAAATTGCGAAACGTCCACCAAGATTCAGATCGTTTCGTAAACCGTACTCGTTTACGATGTGTCCATCAGGCTACAAGTTTGCTGACCCTATAGCGGGTGACAAAGGGTTCGGAATCTACACCGACCGTGTGACGATCCTGGGGAAAAGATACCGATTTAATCTCAGTCGTCCTATATTTGGTAATATCAAAAGGGTTACGATCAAAGAAGATGCGCTTGGCGATTTTTACATGTCTATTGTCACGGATCACGTCCAGTCTCATATCAAACCCATGACGGGTAATGCTGCGGGGTTTGATATGGGAGTCAAAACGATGTTGACCTGTTCCAACGGGAAACAATATGAATCGCCAGCATTTTACACCGAGTCCATGAATCACGTCAGAACTGCGAATCGCCAATTGTCCAGAAAACAACGTGGCAGCAACAACCGAGAGCGTGCGAGGCAACACCATGCACGTATGCATCGCAAGATTACAAGACAACGCGAGGATCAGCATTGGAAACTATCTCTTGAACTTGTGCGTCGGTTTGATGTGCTGTTCTTTGAGACGTTGAACCTTGATGGGATGAAACGCCTCTGGGGTCGTAAAGTGTCCGATATTGGCTTCTACGCATTTCTCCAGAAAGTGAAGTGGCAGGCAAAGAAACGTGGCAAGCGTGTTGAATGCATTGACCCGTGGATCCCCACAACTTCTGTTTGCCACGTCTGCGATACACGCGTTTCTCTTGACTTGAGTGATAGAACATGGACGTGTGAACATTGTAAGACTCACCATGACCGCGATATTAACGCGGCCATTAACATTCTTAAGGTTGGGACATCAACTTTTGGAGTAGAAGTTGTCAGACTTGCTATCGCAAGCAACCTTTGA
- a CDS encoding CRTAC1 family protein: MGIASGDYDNDGVQDLFVTNFSLEINSLFHNDGDGFYTMTTFETGLADPSFSKLGFGTQFLDADNNGTLELFVANGHVWDNVSEITHSLSYKQQCQIFGSTETGQFEDLSETASQFFKRSVVARGVAVGDYNNDGATDILVTCCNESPILLRNDSNVQNYVKIRIIGTESNRDGIGAKVWVHTDKTTQFRELTCGGSYASGSEQTLLFGIGAQKSIQAIEVKWQSGHTQTLDFSNTENSVNQTIYITEE; the protein is encoded by the coding sequence ATGGGCATTGCCTCGGGAGATTACGATAACGACGGTGTTCAGGATCTCTTCGTTACGAATTTCTCTCTGGAAATCAACAGTCTTTTTCACAACGACGGCGACGGCTTCTATACCATGACCACCTTTGAAACAGGACTCGCGGATCCAAGCTTCTCAAAACTCGGTTTCGGCACCCAATTCCTTGACGCGGATAACAACGGCACACTCGAACTTTTCGTCGCGAATGGGCACGTGTGGGACAACGTATCAGAGATTACGCACTCACTCTCCTACAAGCAACAGTGCCAAATTTTTGGGAGCACAGAAACAGGACAATTCGAGGATCTATCTGAGACAGCAAGTCAGTTTTTCAAACGTTCTGTTGTCGCACGCGGGGTCGCCGTTGGCGATTACAACAACGATGGTGCCACGGATATCCTCGTCACCTGTTGCAATGAATCCCCTATTTTGCTGCGAAACGATTCCAACGTCCAAAACTATGTGAAAATTCGGATCATCGGTACCGAAAGCAACCGCGATGGGATCGGTGCGAAAGTGTGGGTACATACAGATAAAACAACGCAGTTTAGGGAGTTAACGTGTGGCGGTAGTTATGCCTCTGGTAGCGAGCAGACGCTCCTTTTCGGCATCGGTGCTCAAAAGTCAATTCAAGCCATCGAAGTAAAATGGCAAAGTGGGCACACGCAAACGCTCGATTTCTCAAACACTGAGAATTCCGTAAATCAGACGATCTATATTACTGAGGAGTGA
- a CDS encoding PQQ-binding-like beta-propeller repeat protein, whose translation MQKLTRIIVISVITMINRKIIKICRGWVTQPLPDNRRPITALLSLFFLLFVCTKPAHAVIPQLLGPLTALLSIVPQILAFVGVALITALVFARDTTKMLFYKFRDFATAHKVTTAVLSVIFLVGFGWGTYTFIRVTVNSMATSPEAKGHRTERGNRQTNKSWLSFRGGKSRTGQVDTLSGPTNETPAWVFKDEEPMAVDFSSSPAIIGNRLYIGSSHGSIFSLGGATYCIDIESQEILWRHTSPTPIFSSPAVAGGRVYIGEGYHHDSNCHLRCLDAHTGEPIWSFETTSHVESTPFISQGKLYFTAGADGVYCIDALEGQQIWHYPAVHADMSPVMHKNKVYFGTGYGDYRIYAVDAHTGAEVWSKQMPYPVWGSPSADENTVFFGLGRGNFSESAPIPAGKVVALDVETGDTIWEHEAGDAVLTAIAIQNGSITFGSRDGYVYSLQSTDGKLNWKTDLGGPVVSSPAVTTDTVYAATKNGYIYALSTGDGKVQWEFDTRIINRNIELYSSPAIANGRLYIGSSDRYIFCFGDDAESKIIGNR comes from the coding sequence ATGCAAAAACTGACCCGGATAATTGTGATTTCTGTGATTACCATGATAAATCGTAAAATCATAAAAATCTGTAGGGGCTGGGTTACCCAGCCCCTACCCGATAACCGAAGACCGATAACCGCGCTTCTGAGTCTTTTCTTTCTCCTTTTTGTTTGTACAAAACCTGCACACGCAGTTATCCCACAACTACTGGGACCGCTCACGGCATTGCTAAGCATCGTTCCACAGATCCTTGCCTTTGTTGGGGTCGCACTTATCACGGCGTTGGTGTTCGCACGGGACACAACCAAGATGCTTTTCTATAAGTTCCGCGACTTTGCGACTGCCCATAAGGTCACCACCGCCGTTCTGAGCGTGATTTTCCTCGTTGGATTTGGGTGGGGTACCTATACGTTCATTCGGGTGACCGTAAATTCAATGGCAACATCTCCTGAAGCAAAGGGACACAGAACGGAAAGAGGGAATAGACAGACAAACAAGTCTTGGTTAAGTTTCCGAGGGGGAAAGAGTCGAACTGGACAGGTAGATACCCTCTCAGGACCAACAAATGAAACACCGGCATGGGTTTTCAAAGATGAAGAGCCGATGGCGGTTGATTTCTCCTCATCGCCAGCGATTATTGGGAATCGGCTCTATATCGGTTCCTCACACGGTTCGATCTTTTCGTTAGGTGGTGCAACTTACTGTATTGATATAGAATCGCAGGAGATTCTCTGGCGGCATACGTCTCCGACCCCAATATTCTCATCACCTGCAGTTGCTGGCGGTAGGGTTTACATCGGTGAAGGGTATCACCACGATAGCAATTGCCATCTCCGATGCCTGGATGCCCATACAGGTGAACCCATTTGGTCATTCGAAACAACGAGTCACGTTGAATCAACCCCATTCATCAGTCAAGGGAAACTCTACTTCACAGCAGGTGCTGATGGGGTCTACTGTATTGATGCATTAGAGGGGCAACAAATTTGGCACTATCCAGCGGTTCACGCTGACATGTCGCCTGTTATGCATAAAAACAAGGTTTACTTCGGCACAGGTTATGGAGATTATCGGATTTACGCTGTTGATGCTCACACAGGGGCTGAAGTGTGGTCGAAACAGATGCCGTATCCTGTGTGGGGAAGCCCCAGTGCGGATGAAAATACCGTCTTTTTTGGACTTGGAAGGGGTAATTTTTCCGAGAGTGCTCCCATACCCGCAGGTAAAGTTGTCGCACTTGACGTAGAAACCGGCGATACTATATGGGAACACGAGGCGGGGGATGCCGTCCTGACAGCAATCGCGATTCAGAACGGCTCTATTACTTTCGGTTCGCGCGATGGATACGTCTATTCTCTCCAGTCAACAGATGGAAAACTTAACTGGAAAACTGACCTCGGCGGACCCGTTGTTTCCTCACCCGCCGTAACGACAGATACTGTCTATGCGGCGACGAAAAATGGGTACATCTACGCGCTTTCTACTGGCGATGGAAAAGTGCAGTGGGAATTTGATACGAGAATTATTAATCGGAACATAGAACTGTATTCATCACCCGCGATCGCAAATGGGCGACTCTACATTGGCTCCAGCGATCGATATATTTTCTGCTTTGGCGACGATGCTGAAAGTAAAATAATCGGGAATCGGTGA
- a CDS encoding DUF3500 domain-containing protein has product MNLICRTPSAHRCPMLMEVLFVAHTHTHPEQKPLFIPASETAEQMARTAGNFLDTLTPALRQKAALPFEGNERLRWHYIPIEMWEREGVSLNELNTKQQEAAFALMESGLSAKGYQKARAIINLETTLGEIEKAAGEARLVRDPGLYFFTVFGDPSGNGAWGWRAEGHHVSLNFTVVNRELISPNPFFFGSNPAEVPQGEKKGLRVLSAEEDIARQLLTSLNATQKGQTVINADAPSDILTRDVPKVEFEAVEGLAAESMETSQRELLMTLVHEYIDRLPDEVAHIELRKLREGNVNDIHFAWAGGETPKTPHYYRLHGPFFFVEYDNTQNNANHIHSVWRHIADDFGVDLLRLHYHKSNHHDH; this is encoded by the coding sequence ATGAACTTGATTTGTAGGACGCCGTCTGCGCATCGGTGTCCTATGCTAATGGAGGTACTTTTTGTGGCACACACACATACCCATCCCGAACAAAAACCTTTGTTTATTCCTGCGTCGGAGACAGCGGAACAGATGGCGCGAACGGCAGGCAACTTTCTGGATACATTGACGCCGGCGTTACGTCAAAAGGCTGCGCTTCCATTTGAGGGCAATGAACGGCTTCGGTGGCACTACATTCCCATCGAAATGTGGGAGCGGGAAGGCGTCTCTCTTAATGAACTCAATACAAAGCAGCAGGAAGCTGCATTCGCTCTCATGGAAAGCGGCTTGAGCGCGAAGGGTTATCAGAAGGCCCGGGCCATTATTAATTTGGAGACAACACTTGGTGAAATTGAAAAAGCCGCTGGAGAAGCGCGATTGGTCCGCGACCCTGGACTCTATTTTTTCACCGTATTCGGCGATCCGAGCGGTAATGGTGCCTGGGGATGGCGTGCTGAGGGGCACCATGTTTCACTGAATTTTACCGTTGTCAATCGCGAACTCATTTCACCAAATCCGTTTTTTTTCGGCTCGAATCCGGCGGAGGTGCCCCAAGGCGAGAAAAAGGGCTTAAGAGTCCTGTCCGCCGAGGAAGATATTGCGCGCCAACTCCTTACAAGCCTGAATGCCACGCAGAAGGGTCAGACAGTCATCAACGCGGATGCGCCTTCCGATATTTTGACGCGCGACGTCCCTAAAGTTGAGTTTGAGGCTGTTGAAGGGTTAGCCGCAGAATCTATGGAAACGTCCCAGCGTGAACTCCTGATGACCCTCGTCCATGAATACATCGATCGTCTGCCTGACGAGGTCGCCCACATCGAACTCCGTAAACTACGCGAAGGGAACGTCAACGATATCCACTTTGCGTGGGCAGGTGGAGAGACACCGAAGACACCGCACTACTATAGGCTACACGGTCCATTTTTCTTTGTGGAATATGATAACACCCAGAACAATGCAAACCACATTCATTCCGTGTGGCGACACATCGCAGACGATTTTGGTGTCGATCTACTTCGGTTGCACTACCACAAATCGAACCACCACGATCATTAA
- a CDS encoding DSD1 family PLP-dependent enzyme, giving the protein MNTSTEPFIGMHKTELDTPALLIDLDKMEANIQTMADYFATVNAMLRPHVKTHKTPIIAHKQIAAGAIGVTCAKLGEAEAVIHAGVRDVLIANQIVGSHKIARLINLARHSEIMVAVDNPQNVQDISDAAVAKGVTVRMLIEVNVGMDRCGVEPGKPALELANQIRQSPNLKFEGLMGYEGHTVARPDLKEREASVSEAMQHLIDAKHYLEKHGVEVSIMSGGGTGTFNITGSIPEMTEVQAGSYVFMDATYRNVEGVGGQFDCALSVLATVVSRPSPDRVIVDTGLKVLAKEFGIPQPIGITGVEMTGLSEEHGKILVSDTNVSLTPGDKLEILPTHCCTTVNLHDRYYGIRNGIVESVWDIAARGKAQ; this is encoded by the coding sequence ATGAATACAAGTACTGAACCTTTTATCGGCATGCACAAAACAGAATTGGACACACCCGCATTGCTAATTGATCTCGATAAAATGGAAGCCAACATACAGACGATGGCGGACTACTTTGCGACAGTGAACGCGATGCTGAGACCTCACGTTAAGACGCATAAAACGCCTATCATCGCACATAAACAGATTGCGGCAGGTGCCATCGGCGTTACGTGTGCGAAACTCGGGGAGGCAGAAGCGGTGATTCACGCCGGCGTTCGAGATGTGTTGATCGCCAACCAAATCGTCGGTTCACATAAGATTGCGCGCCTCATTAACCTCGCGCGGCACTCGGAGATTATGGTCGCAGTCGACAATCCGCAGAACGTACAAGACATCTCCGATGCAGCGGTTGCCAAAGGCGTAACCGTCAGGATGTTAATAGAAGTGAACGTCGGTATGGATCGGTGTGGTGTTGAACCGGGTAAACCGGCTTTAGAACTGGCAAATCAGATACGCCAAAGTCCAAATCTGAAGTTTGAAGGATTGATGGGCTACGAGGGACATACTGTTGCGAGACCAGACCTGAAGGAACGGGAAGCAAGCGTGTCGGAAGCCATGCAACATCTAATTGACGCAAAACACTACCTCGAAAAACACGGTGTAGAAGTTTCCATTATGAGCGGCGGTGGTACAGGCACCTTTAACATTACAGGGAGCATTCCAGAAATGACAGAGGTGCAGGCGGGTTCCTACGTCTTCATGGATGCGACTTACCGAAATGTAGAGGGGGTTGGGGGACAGTTCGACTGCGCGTTGTCAGTTTTGGCAACCGTCGTGAGTCGTCCATCTCCGGATCGCGTCATAGTAGATACTGGCTTGAAGGTACTCGCGAAAGAGTTCGGTATTCCGCAGCCGATCGGTATAACAGGGGTAGAGATGACGGGGCTCTCTGAAGAGCACGGAAAAATCCTTGTATCTGATACCAATGTCTCCCTCACCCCGGGGGATAAACTTGAAATTTTGCCAACACACTGCTGTACGACGGTGAATCTCCACGACAGATATTACGGCATTCGTAACGGGATTGTTGAATCCGTCTGGGACATTGCAGCGAGAGGAAAAGCGCAATAA
- a CDS encoding sigma-70 family RNA polymerase sigma factor — translation MDKLIDDEMLVAQFQSGRQNAFDELMKRYKAKIFSYLLRSVRNYEDAEDITIEVFFKAYRALENWQPKAKFSTWLYKIASNLAIDYHRTKARHPVYALEDMEIPEANLVATDLHSDPVQQVEEQERGRIIREAVDQLSPKQKAVFMLSRYEGLQLREVAETLDMAEGTVKIHLHRAVKRLQTLLRPLWENNEI, via the coding sequence ATGGACAAATTGATTGACGATGAAATGTTAGTTGCTCAGTTTCAATCCGGTCGACAAAATGCTTTTGATGAGTTGATGAAACGCTATAAAGCCAAAATTTTCTCGTACCTTCTGCGCTCAGTCAGAAATTATGAGGATGCTGAGGATATCACCATCGAAGTGTTCTTTAAGGCGTACCGCGCCCTTGAGAATTGGCAACCGAAAGCCAAATTTTCAACATGGCTCTATAAGATTGCGTCCAATCTCGCTATTGACTATCACCGTACGAAAGCGCGGCATCCTGTTTATGCTTTGGAGGACATGGAAATCCCTGAAGCGAACCTCGTTGCTACCGATCTCCACAGCGACCCTGTTCAGCAAGTAGAAGAGCAAGAACGCGGACGTATCATACGTGAGGCGGTCGATCAGCTCTCTCCTAAACAGAAAGCGGTCTTTATGTTAAGTCGATATGAAGGCTTACAACTTAGAGAGGTTGCTGAAACGCTGGATATGGCGGAAGGGACCGTGAAAATTCACCTTCACCGTGCAGTAAAACGTCTGCAAACACTGTTGCGACCCCTCTGGGAAAATAATGAAATCTAA